In the Silene latifolia isolate original U9 population chromosome 1, ASM4854445v1, whole genome shotgun sequence genome, ctgccgctttgggaggtaccaaaccccgttgccacgacatgggtgactcccgcttatatcAAGTGGTCaggagctcaaaccttggaggaaaggtccaaatctcttaaggacgaggttgtcgatttgaagtatagagaggtgggcaaggccaaccgtgccttctttgatgattttgttgatggagttagctcggatgtgatgaggccactaAAGAGTAGAAGCTCGGGTTCCAAAGATttagtgggccgtgtatgggctcatCTCGGGCCGAGtatggggtcatgcaagagaccggaggccgtcgccgttgtagatccgttgaggatccgttccggagaggaagttcatgctaggcgggccaacaagaagaacaaggggaagatgtaccccgagggaaaaggcaagggtagaatggaagaatgaagatctccttTGATTGATCGAGGAACGCCATTCGTTTCGAACCTGTTTCGTCGGGCGGGAACGTCGTCACTTTTCGGACCCGCTAAATAGTGGCCCAGTTTTTTTTTTCGTCGAACGGTAATGTTGTCGCTTTTCGGACCCGTCATCGCCTCACAACCCAGGACTAAACCTTGGGCTCTGGGCCCATGTTAGATTCGCATATGGGCCTGGGACGCACCCGTCGAGGAGGAGAGAGTGTCCACTTTACAAGTCCAAGGAAgttccatcccaaaaccaattggcaatgagTGGAGTAGCCCCTTGACTTATAAGCTAGACCACTCTTCTCTATTTCTCCGATGAAGGAGACCTACATGTGATTCTTCACACAAACATAAAAATATAATTAAGTTCACATTAATGTATCGATGTGACGATGTGGGACTTTAACTCTTGTATTTCTCTCTACAAAAACTTATTCGGTCCCTTTTCTGGTAGAAATCTACCGCTTTAATATAGGGGAATGATAACGACAAAGTAGAAATGTACTCTGTCATTCATTATGTAAGTACATTATTTTGAATGACATACTACATTTTCGAGTGTCATTATTACCATCGTCTTTATAATCTAATGATTTAATTATATGTTTGTGAATTATATATGTACAACTGTACAAGCATAGGCTAGCAAGTGCAGCATTGGTACTTGGTAGTACCAGTAGTTAACTTTTGGTGGCTTTCATTTCCATCAAAAATGTCTATAAAGCTTACAATATGCTTCTTGTAAGAGATCGAATAAAACTTTGGATTGCTCATAATGCTCCTGGACTTTTACATTGGTGGATGACTCAATCATTGTTCCCTTCTTCATCAATCTTGGATAGACACCCAATGATCTTCAATGCTAAAGATGTTGAAACCATCCATAAAATGTCTTTAGTACCCAACCCTAATGAGGTAACCCTTCATTTTCGTGAATTTCGAGTTGGATTTAAGATTGCCTAATTCATTAGTAGTGGCCAAGTCAGGATTTGAcgttagaccatccccaagcaaaggGTCGACTTAATCGGGTCAATCAGAATTTTTACTCTTAATCACCCCTTATTAACTTGACccattttcaccctcccaagcagaaggtcacgacctggGTCAATTAATCCAATTATTTTTCACTTTTATCATTTCCAATCATTTTCCACACTCTACCCCACTAAAACCTCTCTCTTACtttttcaattattatttactaactaAATATACACaagttatttttgtatttttcataaaataaaaGTAGTCCAATatgttaaatattaatttaatgggGTACACTACTGGaaaaaattattaaataacaatgttaaaatttaaaaattgaaaagaCGATTtcattgacaaaaaaaaaaccgcaaacataattaaaaaaaccgcatacataattaaaaaaaaataaatgcatacagaattaaaaagaaaaaaaaaaagcaaacatgATTTGAAAAAACATGAAATACTATTTGCATATTGtgtatttagttttttttttttttaattatgtttttaatGTTGTAACCAATTACAATTTGCCACATGGAAGGTCAATCCTTGGGTCAATTTGAGCAAGTGAAGGTCATCAATTGACCTCTTCTCATATTTTCAACCCTTGGGTCACCCTAATCTTTAGCTTAATATTGGATTAAGATGACCTTCCACAAATTGACCCccccaattgaccttgcttgggggtgGTCTTAGGGACGAGAAATTCCAGCAGGGGCAGCCTATTAATGTAATTGAGAAACTAGAAAAATAATCAATTTTCTTATTGTTCAACAtgttattatttttatctctTTGATGTCAAATGAGCCGCAAGGGCGGTACAATATCGGGGGTGGGGGATTTGAACCTGAAACCTCTTGTCCATTACGGAGTATTAATTATTATACCTTCATCTTGACTATTAGGTTAAGACTTTTCGGTGATTACTCCGTATTATAATTACTATACCATATGTTATGTTGGAGTACACTCTTATTTAACAATTAGATTGATTAATGTATGCTAATTGCAGCACAAAATAAGGCAACAAGGAGAAGATGAGTCACTTTATAGAGACTTAAAGGTTGGATTTGGGAAATGGGAATTTGACCCAATGGAATTAAAAAGTCCATTTGAAGGAAAAATGGGTAGTGTTCATTTGTGGCAAAGTTATGAAGAAAGGCTTGTTCCCTACCAACTAAAGACCTTATTGCAATCTTGATTATATGTCGATTTATGAGACTTCGGAAACAGCCTTCTTGTATAGTTAATTTGGGGGTAATCATGCAAGACTGTATATATCGATCTCTCTTTACCACGTAATTTGTGGGAGCCATTGAGATATTGGCGTAATGTTATTAATTTATGAGACTAATCTTGGATTGAATTAATATTTTTACCACCTTTTAATTATTTATCACCGAGGGACGAGATCTCATTTTCAGATCATGAGACGAAAAGGGCTAAATATATTTACTTACAACCTGCATAAGCAAAAGATGAGCAACCAGCAAGAAGTGGCAACTTCTAGTCAATAACCAGACCTTTCCTCTCATAGAATCCCGCTTTATCCTCCGCCATCCATTTAGGGTTGACAGTATGAGGTGGGCAAGTCTGAAGAGAAGCAACAGCCCATTGGTCAGGGGTTACACCGGCGTCACACAAGTTTAAGAATAGCGGATTATATTTTCCCCCGTAGAGTCTAAGAGTGCCGCAATGTTCTTGAAAGTTGGCAACTATTGACTTGAAACACTTCCAATCCCAGGTAAATGCTTTGGTACTGATGGTAAAAAGTCGTGAAGACATAGTAGCATTGATTTGGCCATTGACGACGAGCACCTTTACAATGGCTCGCATACTATCATCAATATGTTTCCGGTGTGATATCACATCTTCTAACTCTTTTTCTGCATCGGCCCTCTTATCAGACCCTttctcagccattttaatctgcaTATCAATTCAATTCATTACATACAAATTTAAAAAAGATCAAAATTCACGGGAATTAAAGCGAATGGTGGGTAGTTTCTAGCGTTAGTACACCAAGGCTAATGTAATATTCCGTATGAAAGGTTTACTGGCTATTGCACAAGCTTAGGGGTTCACCCAATCTAtatccaaaaaagaaaaaaaactacgACAAAAAAACAATCAACTAAATTACACTTTGCAAGGCTTCGGGACAAAGTGAATGCAGGGAATGAAGAGTAAACTGTTATTCCCCTCAAATACTCATACGGAAACAATGACTTTTCAGATAAAAGCTAGCCCGgatttgggatgctatttgggctTTCTCCTTGCAACAAAGACACAAGTTAAGTTCATCATCCATAAAGTTAGCACGAGGTTGGCATGCTGGAAAGTCAGATGGTTATCAAGAGCGGGGAGAATTTGTTTGATAAATGCAACTTTTAACGCTATTCCGAGCTATTATATGTCATGTAGGCACTTTTTAAGTTACGTTCTCAAGGATTTGGACAGTATTATGGCGAAATTTCAGCGGAGAGACACTGAAGAGAACAATGCAATTCATCTTGTAGCATGGAGTAAAGTCTGTAAGGAGTACACTTTAATCTAATTTACATTTTAATCATCAACAAACGATCAACTAGATTACGGAGTACACTTTAATCTATATACTATTTCACATATCGATGATTAAGAGTTGGTCTCCCTTCAGATGGGGCATATTGGACTTTAATCTATATACTATTTCACATATCTGATGATTAAGAGTTGGCCTCCCTTCAAATAGATGGGGCATATTGGACTTTAATCTATATACTATTTCACATATCTGATGATTAAGAGTTGGTCTCCCTTCAGATGAGGCATATTGGTCTGAAACAATAAGACGATATTTTGTAGTCATTTGATACC is a window encoding:
- the LOC141618404 gene encoding vacuolar-processing enzyme-like isoform X2, whose product is MSANLRFLIIIALAAALLLFVTSLSRVINNNHEPSEILDSGPHSHKPAAAAATTKYLTLRQDEVEIFYLKEKIKMAEKGSDKRADAEKELEDVISHRKHIDDSMRAIVKVLVVNGQINATMSSRLFTISTKAFTWDWKCFKSIVANFQEHCGTLRLYGGKYNPLFLNLCDAGVTPDQWAVASLQTCPPHTVNPKWMAEDKAGFYERKGLVID
- the LOC141618404 gene encoding vacuolar-processing enzyme-like isoform X1 — translated: MSANLRFLIIIALAAALLLFVTSLSRVINNNHEPSEILDSGPHSHKRQPAAAAATTKYLTLRQDEVEIFYLKEKIKMAEKGSDKRADAEKELEDVISHRKHIDDSMRAIVKVLVVNGQINATMSSRLFTISTKAFTWDWKCFKSIVANFQEHCGTLRLYGGKYNPLFLNLCDAGVTPDQWAVASLQTCPPHTVNPKWMAEDKAGFYERKGLVID